One Haloplanus sp. GDY1 DNA segment encodes these proteins:
- a CDS encoding CapA family protein: MNRRGYLGLSAAGMTSLAGCSHRLRKIVSDSDSVKTAATGTVTTGSDPLTNASVTAYRNGSEITQTTTDVDGSYDISLGGFPAWVRFDHPEYNSVTRALSPGSTRNVTLKSGEGAVSLAFGGDAMFGRRYYEPRDDPLRFYYRLQPGDRRDSHDRLLNSVSPLLEDADITSINLETPLTTSEWRHPSKAFVFTSHPVAAAAMADAGIDYAALANTHAFDALTPGLEETITALDEAEVAHSGAGLEPSTAISPAVLERDGVTVGFVSVTTTAGRQYDRNWAADETTATYTVNRDGETLRVQDRAGVAEATPETIRAGVQAATERADVVVTQIHGGEEYQRTPTQELQDLADTAIAAGSDLVVNHHPHVSGGLETRDGALIAWSMGNLFFDQNLWTTYRSFVLQVTVTQNGVQSARAEPILIEGYAPRGVTGPLRNRLTWELAGLSDSSFTIADDTLTYQPSVERPPREQLTLDGGIQRRVRGWITDSDDSVQVGRERFITGSFDDHDVDSDAYEGTLWRYGRESRSSDQPIGQNDSGGIELVRVRANENRALLSPWNRLPVSNKEFTLSGTYRTNAEGELRLLVSWYDDTSGSSFQSQEMPLAPTEREWANFSVELERPVDATHIDVFLFLSPPDGVNVLRAAFDSLSLVEWEPADVKGGRQFDTIRGPSGATIHTIPVGGEVRWQ; the protein is encoded by the coding sequence ATGAATAGAAGAGGGTACTTGGGACTTTCAGCCGCTGGAATGACCTCTCTTGCTGGATGTTCTCACCGACTTCGGAAAATAGTCTCAGATAGCGATAGCGTCAAGACGGCGGCTACCGGGACCGTCACCACAGGGAGCGATCCGCTAACAAACGCGTCGGTGACCGCTTATCGGAACGGCAGCGAAATCACACAAACTACCACCGATGTTGATGGGTCATACGATATTTCTCTCGGCGGCTTCCCAGCTTGGGTTCGCTTCGACCACCCAGAGTACAATTCAGTTACGAGAGCACTCTCACCAGGATCGACGAGGAACGTCACACTAAAATCGGGAGAGGGAGCAGTCAGCTTAGCGTTCGGTGGAGACGCGATGTTTGGACGGCGGTACTACGAACCAAGAGACGATCCGCTTCGATTTTACTATCGGTTACAACCGGGTGACCGCCGTGATTCTCATGACCGACTACTCAATTCGGTCTCGCCGCTCCTCGAAGACGCAGATATTACATCAATAAACCTTGAGACGCCGCTAACGACATCAGAATGGCGACACCCGTCGAAGGCGTTTGTTTTCACCAGCCATCCAGTCGCTGCAGCGGCGATGGCTGATGCCGGCATCGATTACGCGGCACTTGCGAACACACATGCCTTCGATGCTCTCACACCGGGGCTCGAAGAGACAATAACAGCTCTCGATGAGGCCGAGGTTGCTCACTCCGGTGCCGGTTTAGAGCCCTCCACCGCTATCTCCCCGGCCGTTCTCGAACGTGATGGGGTAACCGTTGGCTTCGTTTCAGTAACGACGACAGCGGGCAGACAGTATGACCGCAACTGGGCGGCTGATGAGACGACTGCGACGTACACAGTCAACCGTGACGGCGAAACGCTCAGGGTCCAGGATCGTGCGGGAGTCGCTGAAGCGACGCCCGAAACGATCCGTGCCGGCGTACAGGCTGCGACCGAACGTGCGGATGTAGTCGTGACACAGATTCACGGCGGCGAGGAATACCAACGGACGCCTACACAGGAACTTCAAGATCTGGCTGATACCGCGATCGCTGCTGGCTCAGACTTAGTAGTAAACCATCACCCACACGTGTCGGGAGGGCTTGAGACGCGTGACGGCGCGTTGATCGCGTGGTCGATGGGTAACCTCTTTTTTGACCAAAACTTGTGGACCACATATCGATCGTTCGTCCTACAGGTGACTGTAACTCAGAACGGAGTACAGTCGGCACGAGCGGAACCGATCCTCATTGAAGGATACGCTCCACGGGGCGTGACCGGACCACTCCGAAACAGGCTGACATGGGAACTCGCCGGACTCTCAGACAGTTCGTTCACGATCGCTGATGATACACTAACCTACCAGCCTAGTGTCGAACGCCCCCCACGAGAACAATTAACCCTCGATGGTGGAATCCAACGCAGAGTGCGTGGGTGGATCACTGACTCTGATGACTCAGTACAGGTCGGTCGTGAACGATTCATTACCGGGTCGTTCGATGATCACGACGTTGACAGCGACGCGTACGAGGGAACCTTGTGGCGCTACGGCCGTGAATCACGTAGCAGTGATCAACCGATTGGCCAGAATGATTCTGGCGGGATCGAACTTGTCCGTGTTCGAGCAAACGAGAATCGAGCATTACTGTCACCATGGAACCGTCTGCCGGTTTCCAATAAGGAGTTCACACTATCAGGAACATACCGAACGAACGCGGAGGGAGAGCTACGCCTACTAGTCTCGTGGTACGACGATACATCTGGGAGTTCGTTCCAATCACAGGAAATGCCGCTGGCGCCAACAGAGCGTGAATGGGCTAATTTCTCAGTTGAATTAGAGCGTCCTGTCGATGCCACACATATCGATGTTTTCCTGTTCTTGAGTCCGCCTGACGGTGTCAATGTCCTGCGGGCAGCGTTTGACTCGTTAAGTCTCGTTGAATGGGAACCGGCTGATGTCAAAGGCGGCAGGCAGTTCGATACTATCCGAGGTCCATCGGGGGCAACCATCCACACAATCCCGGTTGGCGGCGAGGTGCGCTGGCAGTGA
- a CDS encoding Mur ligase has product MNEQGMFEVVRSEEGWHWRLSDADVCLAIGTDRYDTPQAARQRIDRVRDAAAELESFEPDEFEYVDTPSDGETPKLRVRGDESLEIFEWTLEADGETLAVPNFTYTERATAREAMRRFRHLATGAIPVYLVGIEDEAVEYDPFEVGMSTVRGALSLLARGREHRQFLQNIDTRIVVSGIRGKSSTVKRLDDVFRRRGYDTLTKITGNHPLLIRNGDVIPIERTGPYTTLYENINVLRVFGPQLESYTPEDVGIFENQGITEYTTRLINKRFIKPHVVVIANVRQDHQDTLGKTVRDLARAFARTIPPGTKVVNGEQNPVLAEYMREEIEQQGGEMRQVTIPDDQQGRIGAETVYAVNDVLRWLDMEPVPEEQLNAYLDAIQPSWIRLPNGRIFNGAEINDIESTEATRQSLAGNTHVLPFVYLRADRRSRTASFAKYLNTLAERDLIERACAGGAFTGVFASNVDVPVTEHDRDEDAGEVLDDMLEEGYPVLTMGNTVDDFMRDLEDEITTRATKVAIEEAD; this is encoded by the coding sequence ATGAACGAACAGGGGATGTTCGAAGTGGTGCGGAGTGAGGAAGGATGGCATTGGCGGCTTAGTGACGCCGACGTGTGTCTAGCGATCGGGACAGACCGATATGACACGCCACAAGCGGCACGGCAACGAATCGATCGTGTTCGTGACGCCGCGGCAGAACTCGAATCGTTCGAGCCCGACGAGTTCGAATACGTCGATACACCGTCAGACGGCGAGACACCGAAGCTTCGGGTGCGAGGTGACGAGTCACTCGAAATCTTCGAATGGACGCTCGAAGCCGATGGTGAGACACTCGCCGTTCCGAACTTTACCTACACCGAGCGAGCTACCGCTCGCGAAGCAATGCGGCGGTTTCGCCATCTCGCAACGGGAGCAATTCCGGTGTATCTGGTCGGTATCGAGGACGAAGCTGTCGAATATGACCCGTTCGAGGTTGGGATGTCGACCGTGCGTGGAGCGTTATCACTGTTGGCTCGCGGGCGGGAACACCGACAATTTCTTCAGAATATCGACACACGAATTGTGGTTTCAGGCATTCGCGGGAAGTCCTCAACGGTCAAGCGTCTCGATGACGTATTCCGGCGGCGAGGGTACGATACACTCACGAAAATTACTGGTAACCATCCACTGCTGATTCGCAACGGGGACGTCATCCCTATCGAACGGACGGGGCCGTACACGACACTATACGAAAATATCAACGTCTTGCGCGTGTTCGGCCCACAGCTTGAGTCATACACACCAGAGGACGTTGGTATCTTCGAGAATCAGGGAATTACCGAGTATACGACTCGCCTGATCAACAAACGATTCATCAAGCCCCACGTCGTCGTCATCGCGAACGTCCGGCAGGACCATCAGGATACGCTAGGCAAGACCGTCCGTGACCTCGCTCGGGCGTTCGCCCGGACAATTCCCCCAGGCACGAAGGTTGTCAATGGCGAGCAGAACCCAGTCCTTGCCGAATATATGCGCGAAGAGATCGAACAGCAGGGCGGTGAGATGCGACAGGTCACAATCCCGGACGATCAGCAGGGCCGGATCGGAGCCGAAACCGTCTACGCCGTTAATGACGTACTGCGATGGCTGGACATGGAGCCGGTACCGGAAGAACAGCTGAACGCGTATCTGGACGCCATCCAGCCAAGCTGGATTCGGCTCCCAAATGGACGTATATTCAATGGCGCCGAAATCAACGATATTGAGAGTACGGAGGCAACTCGGCAGTCGTTGGCTGGTAATACTCACGTCTTGCCGTTCGTCTACCTCCGGGCCGACCGTCGGAGCCGAACCGCTTCGTTCGCCAAGTACCTAAATACACTAGCCGAACGCGACTTGATTGAGCGAGCGTGTGCTGGTGGCGCGTTCACGGGAGTGTTTGCTTCGAATGTCGATGTCCCGGTGACCGAACATGATCGAGACGAAGACGCCGGTGAGGTACTTGACGATATGCTCGAAGAAGGCTATCCCGTATTAACGATGGGGAACACAGTCGATGACTTCATGCGAGATTTAGAAGACGAAATCACAACGCGAGCGACGAAAGTCGCTATTGAGGAAGCCGACTGA